Proteins from one Bifidobacterium sp. ESL0732 genomic window:
- a CDS encoding EamA family transporter, with translation MSTSKLSSPQTGTHTDTQPGDHVGSQTKWTLLTALSPIVWGTTYLSTTALLPAGHPLFSGLMRSLPAGIIGLIITRRLPHGSWWWKSLVLGVLNMAMFFPLLFVTAQHLPGGVAATFTAAQPILITLLAPPLLRQSFSKRGFVWGLAGLAGVACVVLGPGAKLDVIGIISGILANAGMAAGITLTKRWGQPENTSAMAMTSWQLTWAGIVLLIPAFCIDGVPAGIDAKAVCGYLWLGLIGGLATYTIWTAGIRRLPVTSTGMLGLLSPLTAAALGVLLAGETLTPIQIVGFIIALAAMLFGQSTTQSRKDIS, from the coding sequence ATGAGCACATCGAAACTATCGTCGCCCCAAACCGGTACGCACACAGACACGCAACCAGGCGACCATGTGGGTAGCCAGACCAAATGGACATTGCTGACGGCGTTGTCGCCAATCGTATGGGGCACGACCTACCTGAGCACCACGGCTTTGTTGCCGGCAGGTCATCCCCTGTTTTCTGGGCTTATGCGCTCACTGCCAGCAGGCATTATCGGCTTGATCATCACCCGACGACTGCCGCACGGTTCGTGGTGGTGGAAAAGCCTCGTGCTCGGCGTGCTCAATATGGCCATGTTCTTCCCGCTGCTTTTTGTCACCGCCCAACATCTGCCCGGCGGTGTCGCCGCAACGTTTACCGCGGCGCAACCAATTCTCATCACCCTTTTAGCCCCACCTCTTCTGCGCCAATCGTTCTCCAAACGTGGTTTCGTCTGGGGTCTTGCCGGACTTGCCGGAGTAGCCTGCGTGGTCCTCGGACCGGGCGCCAAGCTCGATGTCATCGGCATAATCTCCGGAATTCTCGCCAACGCCGGCATGGCAGCCGGAATCACGCTCACCAAACGTTGGGGACAACCCGAAAACACCTCGGCAATGGCGATGACCAGCTGGCAACTGACCTGGGCCGGCATCGTATTGCTTATTCCGGCATTCTGCATCGACGGCGTCCCCGCGGGAATTGACGCCAAAGCCGTCTGCGGATATCTTTGGCTGGGGCTTATCGGCGGATTGGCGACATACACGATTTGGACGGCTGGCATCCGTCGCCTTCCGGTTACTTCCACTGGCATGCTCGGCTTGCTCTCCCCGCTTACCGCCGCCGCACTCGGAGTGCTGCTCGCCGGAGAAACCCTTACACCGATTCAGATCGTTGGTTTTATCATCGCTCTTGCGGCCATGCTTTTCGGCCAATCCACAACGCAAAGCAGGAAGGATATCAGCTGA
- a CDS encoding Na+/H+ antiporter NhaA → MGILRRAERLKSGLLHFARDGRKSGALMLAAAILGLAFANLPVIAGIYRSLSEYRPPIALPGLMMSVGDWARDGLLAVFFLVVGLDLKCELTTGSLSRARDAMVPVLAAIGGVATPALFYLAVNAGSHQTLRGWTVPTATDIAFSVAVLAMTGGVGALRLRPFLTTLAVADDVIGILLIAVVYAHGGSVWALLGLAVCLAVWFALVRCRRVVWIVAVPVALLAWYMALLAGIHPTIAGVALGLLVPGSPIRGEVRARAERWSNLIGPFSSLLVLPIFAFFAMGVSLQGMGIGSLTGPVFLGVFLGLVVGKPVGVSIVVEICRLCGLVTSSSQDPQATVPSRLERLGVAQLCGIGFTVAFLMADLAFSDPVHAGIAKTAVLTGSVVAALIGSAELIIARRSRSHQSATV, encoded by the coding sequence ATGGGCATTTTAAGAAGAGCGGAACGATTGAAGTCGGGCTTGCTGCATTTCGCACGGGATGGCAGGAAATCTGGTGCGTTAATGCTGGCTGCCGCAATCCTTGGTCTGGCATTCGCGAATTTGCCGGTGATAGCCGGCATCTATCGTTCTCTCTCTGAGTATCGTCCGCCGATTGCGCTGCCCGGACTGATGATGAGCGTCGGCGATTGGGCTCGAGATGGGCTTTTGGCAGTGTTCTTCCTTGTGGTCGGACTTGATCTGAAGTGCGAGCTGACTACGGGTTCGCTTTCGCGGGCGCGTGACGCGATGGTCCCTGTTCTGGCTGCGATTGGGGGAGTCGCCACGCCGGCTCTTTTTTATTTGGCTGTGAACGCCGGCTCGCATCAAACCTTACGGGGATGGACGGTGCCGACCGCGACCGATATTGCCTTTTCCGTTGCGGTGCTTGCCATGACGGGTGGTGTCGGTGCGTTGCGGTTGCGGCCGTTTTTGACGACGTTGGCGGTGGCCGATGACGTGATTGGCATTCTTTTGATTGCCGTGGTCTACGCGCATGGCGGCAGTGTTTGGGCGTTGCTGGGGCTTGCCGTCTGCCTGGCTGTGTGGTTCGCACTGGTGCGTTGCCGTCGTGTCGTGTGGATTGTGGCCGTACCCGTTGCCCTGCTGGCTTGGTATATGGCGCTTTTGGCCGGCATTCATCCCACCATCGCCGGAGTTGCTTTAGGGCTGCTGGTGCCGGGGAGTCCGATTCGTGGAGAAGTCCGGGCGCGTGCGGAACGTTGGTCGAATCTTATCGGCCCCTTCTCGTCATTGCTGGTGTTGCCGATTTTCGCGTTTTTCGCGATGGGCGTCTCCCTGCAAGGTATGGGTATCGGCTCGCTGACTGGTCCCGTTTTTCTGGGCGTGTTCCTCGGGTTGGTCGTGGGTAAGCCGGTCGGGGTTTCCATCGTTGTTGAAATTTGCCGCTTATGTGGTCTGGTCACTTCTTCCAGCCAAGATCCGCAGGCCACAGTTCCCAGCCGGCTAGAACGTTTGGGGGTCGCCCAACTTTGCGGCATCGGTTTTACCGTTGCTTTCCTGATGGCGGATTTGGCATTTTCCGATCCCGTTCACGCTGGAATTGCCAAGACCGCTGTTCTCACGGGTTCCGTCGTCGCCGCACTTATTGGCAGTGCTGAATTGATAATCGCCAGAAGGTCTCGCAGCCACCAATCCGCAACGGTGTGA